The DNA window aaattaatatttttttgtatttttagatcattttgatgtgctgatattaaaaataatttttaaaaaataaaaaattattattttaatatatttacaagtgAAAAATACAATCACCTCCCAGAGACACGTGAATGATCTATATCCATGCGTGTAGAGGTgtaaaaacaagagaaaaaacatAGCTTTGTTGTGTAATAAATTcttattctataaaaataattaattatgttattttttaaaagtttagagCCGGAGATTTGATTGGATTGCGAGAAAacgaggaaattaatttaatttgagcCTTTTTCTTGGACAAGttgcttttattttacttaattttaatctaaataaattattattttgcctttttattttgaccTGGTTGGATAAGGATAGGAAGTCTACACCTGTTACCTTTTAAAATTAGAAGCATTCAATTGATAAAGTTTTGAAAGTTCAAGCACTcgagcaggaaaaaaaaaaagtatgcacattcaaatagaagaaaataaaaatacacgTGTTAGAAATAATCTGCAAGTTCATGCACATTGGACACACGTGTTAGAAATAATCTGCAAGCTCACACGCACTgacgatagcaaaaatagaagTAAGAACatgtgaatataaaaataaaaaataaaaaactccatacactaaatatgaaataattaatctttatttgaaaagtcaaattaaatcaattactTTATTATCgatctttttattaagtgttcAATTGACATTATTCTGTGGGCCACTGTAAACTAGGtaggaaaattaaaattaataataaaaaaagaaaagaaaggaaaaaccatgtgctttgaaattgtatttataagcaattaaatccaaattgttattaatccaatttttttttctctggccCGGTTGCCTTAAAGACAAAAATCAAGTTGTTGTTGGATTACTGTGTTggtataaaaacaaagaaaataaaaaaaaaatatttagttaaaaaaataaatagaaattatatttaCGGAGTTGACAGAACATATAATCAATGGTCTAAGGCCtttacttgataaaaaaaaaaacccataaataaataaaaattattttaaaaaataaaaattatccttACTTAACAAAAGATCTCATATGTAAAGATTGCTCACCACTTCATTTgttaaatatacataaaaaaatatttcttaaatattttaaaaaatctatttataattttaccaaGATTCCTATGCATTTTTGTTCGAGATATTAACCAAACGTTAGGCCGAGAATTTTCACAAttcactaaaataaaattaaaaaagaagaagaagaagaagaaggaagaagaacaagaagacaGGAGTAGAGCCTCCTAACGAGAGGAAACTGATAGCGGAGTTTTCATTTCATCAAGAACAAGGCAGTTGTACTGCAAAGATACAAAATCACTGCAAATCCTCGAAAACAAAAGATGATTATTCAAGAACGCAACTACATTTGTATCTCTATCCACCTGCGAAGCCATGAAATGAGCTGCCTTATTCCCAGTTCTACAAACAAGGTGAAAAACAAGAACATTAATCAGCTGCCTGCATGATATAAAAGACTATAGATTCTCTATATCCCATGCAAATGGAGGATTTCCGAGCCAATAATATGGTAAACTGAAAAAAAAGTgctttgatatttataaatagaCGAGGCAGAAACCATCGAGTTTTTCCTTTCTACAAATAAAGGTTTTCCAGCCTCCTCGCGGCTTCCAGGATACTCTCTCTGTGTCCAAAAGCACAAACTCTCATGAACTCTTCACCTGCTGGACCAAAACCAGAACCTGGAACAGTTATTATATGAGTCCTCTCCAGAATCTCGGTAAATACATCCCAAGATTTTGAACCAGGAAAATGTACCCAGAGGTAAGGAGCATTTTTACCACCATATACTTTTAGACCAAGAGAAGCAAAAGTGTTGAGCAGTATTTTTGCGTTCTCCTTGTAGTAGTCAGTAATGGAACACACAGCTGCGAAACCCTCTGGGGAAAGACATGCCAGTCCACCAACCTGAGCTATGCTTGATGCTCCATTGAAGCAGGTGCATACAATGCGATTGAAGTCATTTATTACGGGAAAACCATTTGAGAAGGACAGTTCTTCAGGAACAACTGTCCAGCCAAGACGAATGCCTGTGAACCCTGCGAATTTAGAGAAAGATGAAACTTCAATCGCAACCTCTCTTGCCCCAGGAATTTCAAAGATCGACCGAGGAGAATCATCAGTGATATAGGCTGCGTAGGCAGAGTCAAAAATTATGATCGATCCATTCTCCTTAGCAAACTTCACAAGTTGCTCCAACTGCTGTCGCGTTGCTGCATGTCCGGTGGGATTATTCGGAgagcaaaagaaaattatatcaGTTCGTGAAGTTTTAGCCAAGTCAGGAAAAAAGTTAGTCTGGGGCACACATTTCATGTACTCAATGTTCCCATACATCCGAGATTTATCTTCAAAATCACCAGCTTGACCAATTATGACACTTGAATCTACATAGGCTGGAAAGGATGGATCCTGCACGGCTATTGACACATTGGAACCGAGGAGCAGCTGAAGGCGAGTAATATCACACTGTGCGCCATCTGACACGAAAACTTCTGTTTCCTTTATCCGAACATCTTTGTAAAATGTTTCTGCAATAGCTTTCCTCAAGGCTTTGTTGCCCTGTTCAGCTCCATACCCTCTATAACCTTCTGCCGTTGAAAGTGAAAGTGCATAATTTGCCATGCTTGAAGCTATGATATCCGGTAGGGGCTCTGTGGTATCCCCAATTCCAAGGCTTATCAATTTTGCATCGGGATACTTCTCAATGTGTTGAACCTCACGCTTTGAGATCTCAGGAAACAGATAGCCACTACGTAACTTCTCCATGTTGACATTGCGGGGTACCTTTGTATTGCCAGCAATTCCCTCCTTTTGGGTTTTCAAACTGGCCTGGATAATCCTAGGCCGCATGAAATCTCTACATAACATAGAATTTCCAGTTGAAGAATTGTAcattttggatttggattttttcCTCAGTACCAACTCTTTCAAAGTTTTCTCTCAGATGCGAAACAAGCAGTAGCATGAATACCACCCCTGCACATCGAGAAATATATAGACGCAAGCTGCTGTCATTCAGCACTCAAAAAAATGCGTCATAATCATGTCACCCTAGACCTCAATTATTTTCAAGGTGGCCAATACAGAAATTTCCACAACAGTTAGCTGgcaagtgtgttttttttttttttttgtggttttaaaaaaataaattttaaaaaaattctgttACATGTGGTAGttagatttaaatatatatttgataaaaattgtggttgaagtttatgtgtagtaaaaaacatgtataaaatatttcgtgtaatatttttcaaaatgctttttacttggaaatgcatcaaaataatattttttttatttttaaaaaattatttttgatatcagcgcatcaaaatgatttgaaaacacaaaaaatatatcaatttgaagcaaagaaaaacataaaaaaaaatttaattttttcaaaagcacttttaaaactcaaaaacaaacagggttttacgaaactcagttaaaaaaacatgtaaaaactgctGCACAAAAACTcgtttcaaacttaattttttagtggCCCCCGcaatataaaacacaatttgATTTGTTATCAAATACCTTGCCGTGTTTGTTTCACCGCAAACGCAAAAGCCgatgaaaaacaaacacaaccttaaTCCTTCGAAGCAAAAACATATGAAATCGTTCTGTTAATTCTTTTAAGGAATAATATAAGTCATAACTTAAGAATTTATCTAACAGCTCAACCTTACGGATTGAAATGATCCTTCAATATAATATCATAACCTTGTGACCAAGCGGTTATATCATGTCTATTATATTTGATAAGATTTAATATAGgataatttgaatatatatgcaagt is part of the Populus trichocarpa isolate Nisqually-1 chromosome 7, P.trichocarpa_v4.1, whole genome shotgun sequence genome and encodes:
- the LOC7480177 gene encoding aminotransferase ALD1, chloroplastic: MYNSSTGNSMLCRDFMRPRIIQASLKTQKEGIAGNTKVPRNVNMEKLRSGYLFPEISKREVQHIEKYPDAKLISLGIGDTTEPLPDIIASSMANYALSLSTAEGYRGYGAEQGNKALRKAIAETFYKDVRIKETEVFVSDGAQCDITRLQLLLGSNVSIAVQDPSFPAYVDSSVIIGQAGDFEDKSRMYGNIEYMKCVPQTNFFPDLAKTSRTDIIFFCSPNNPTGHAATRQQLEQLVKFAKENGSIIIFDSAYAAYITDDSPRSIFEIPGAREVAIEVSSFSKFAGFTGIRLGWTVVPEELSFSNGFPVINDFNRIVCTCFNGASSIAQVGGLACLSPEGFAAVCSITDYYKENAKILLNTFASLGLKVYGGKNAPYLWVHFPGSKSWDVFTEILERTHIITVPGSGFGPAGEEFMRVCAFGHRESILEAARRLENLYL